The genomic window GGCCCGGAGCCGATGGACATCGTCATGCATCCGGATCCCCGCCTGCGGCAGCGCGCGAGGCCGGTCAAGCGGATCAACCGCAGCCTCAGAGACCTCATCGACCGCATGGCCGCGACGATGTACAAGGCCAACGGCATCGGCCTCGCGGGCCCGCAGGTCGGCGTCATGGAACGGATCTTCGTCGTCGACATCGGCGACGGGCTGAAGGAGTTCATCAACCCCGAGATCCTTGAGGCGAGCGAGGAACAGGTCGAGCTGTGGGAAGGGTGTCTCTCCATTCCCGGCCTGCGCGGGCTCGTGTCGCGCCCGGCCAGGGTGCGGGTCACGGCGCTAGACCGCCACGGACGGCGCTTCTGGGTGGACGCGGACGAATGGCTCGCCCGCGTGATCCAGCACGAGTACGACCACCTGGAGGGCGTCCTTTTCGTGGACCGCGCCAGCCGTGTCGTGGAGCTGCCGCCGGAGACGCGGCTCAAGGTCGTGTTCTTCGGCACGTCCGCGTTCGCCGAGACCGTCCTCGAGCACCTGATCGACCACGACGTCGTGCCAAGGCTCGTCGTGAGCCAGCCGGACCGGCCCCGCGGCCGCGGGCAGGCGGTCTCGCCGTCGCCCGTCAAGCGCCTCGCGCTGGAGCATGATCTGGACGTGGCCACGCCCACCCGGCTGCGGGACGAGGCGTTCGCCGGGCGCCTCAAGGCGCTGGAGCCGGACGTGATCGTCACGGCTGCGTACGGGCGCATCATCCCGGAGCCGGTGCTCGCCGTCCCCAAGCTGGCGGCCGTGAACGTGCACGCCTCGCTCCTGCCGCGCTGGCGGGGCGCCGCGCCCATCCAGCGGGCGCTCATGGCGGGGGACGACATCACCGGCGTGTCGATCATGCACATGGCGCCGGAGCTGGACGCCGGCGACGTGATCCTGCAGAAGGAGCTCCCGATCGAGGCCGGCGACGACTTCGGCTCCCTGCACGACAAGCTGGCGCGGCTCGGCGCCGAGGCGCTCCTGGAGGCGTTGCGGCTGCTCGCGAAGGGCGAGGCGCCGCGCGCGCCGCAGGACCCCGAGCGCGTCACGTGGGCTCCGCCGATCCGCCCGGAGGAAGAGTGGATCGACTGGTCGCGTCCGGCCGTCGAGGTGCGCAACCACATCCGCGCGCTCACTCCCTGGCCCGGGGCCCGCTGTCGCTACGGCGAGGCGACGTGGAAGATCGCGCGCACGGAGCTGGCCGCAGCCGGAGAGACCGGGCCGGGACAGCCGGGCGAGATCGTGGCCGTCCGGCCGGACCGCGGGTTCGCCGTGGCGTGCGGGGAAGGCGCGCTCTGGGTGACGGAGCTGCAGCCGGCCGGCCGGCGGCGGATGCGCGCGGCCGACTTCCTCAACGGCCACCGGCTGGCGACGGGCGAGCGCCTGTCCTCCGGTCCGGCCTAGACCGCCCCGGCCGAAGGACCGGCCGGGAGGCTACGGTCAGCGCAGGGCCAGCGTGCCGCGCTGGCGGCAGAAGCGCTCCATGAAGAGGAACATCCAGCGGCCCACGAAGAGGAGCACCACGGCCAGCACGCACAGGGCGCCGAACTCCCAGGAGATCGGCATGAGCGTGCGCGTGCCCATCAGGATGCCGCGCAGCCCGTCGATGGCGTAAGTGGTCGGCAGCGCGAGCGAGACGGCGAGCAGCGCCGGGGGCAGCACGACGACCGGAAAGTTCTCCCCGGACAGCACGCCGAGGAGGAAGCTCGACGTGTCGATGACCATGTTCGCCTCGCGCATGAGGAGCACGACGCCCGCCAGGCCGAACCCGAACCCGTAGAGTCCCAGCGCCACGGGAACCAGGAACCCCAGGCCGAGCCAGAACGAGCCCGTGGGGTGGAAGCCGAACAGCCACGCGGCCAGACCCAGCGTGACGATGAACTGGGCGATCGTGTACGTGAAGTCGAACAGGCTGATGCCCACGAGCTGCGCGAAGCGGGACGACGGCGTCAGCCAGTTCGCCTCGAGCACGCCCTGGTCCATCTGCTGCTTCAAGGCGAACCCCATACCCCACATCACGCTGCTCATCAGCCCGCCGACGATCGCACCCACGAGGAAGAACGTGGTGAAATCCCCCGAGCCCGAGTACGCCGCCAGTCCGGGGACGTGGCTACCGTTCGCAAAGGCCCGGCCGAGGAAGTACACGGGCGCCAGCCAGCTGAGGGGCTGGAACACGCTGTTCGTGACGAAGTTCATCGGGTATCGCAGGCTCTGCCGCCACCGTTGCCCGGCGACCGCCCACGCGACCCGTGCCGAATGACGCAGCGACGCCATCATGCCGTCATCCTCCCCGCCCTAGTACGTCGACACGGAGCCGAGCCGGCGCATGCGCCGGTCCGTCCACTGGAAGGCCGCGCGCCCTGCGGCCAGCAGCGCCGCGCCCCAGCCCAGGAGCCAGACGAGGTCGCCGCTGATGGAGCTCCACGACGCGCCGGCCACGGCCGTCTGGCGCAGGGCCGCGATCCCGTGTGTCAGCGGCAGCGCCCACGACACGCCCTGGAGCCAGACGGGCAGCACCGCGATCGGATACGTCATGCCGCAGAGGATGAGGAAGATCCCGCGGACGACCTGCACCATGCCGTTGACTTCCTTGACCCACACGACGAGGCTCGCGAAGAGCAATCCCAGGCCATACACCCAGGGGAAGTTCGCAAGAAAAGCGGCAAGGCTGGCCAGGGGGGAGCGGATGTGGAAACCGTAGACGACCATGAACAGGACGGACGAGACCACCATCTGCAGGAGCGCGATCGCCCCGTTCGCCACGCCGTCGCCCGCGAGGATGGCGAAGCGCGGCGCCGGCGTGAGCCAGTTCGCCTCCAGCGTGCCCCCCAGTTGTTCCTGCCGCAACGCGCTGCCCATGCTCCAGAGCGTCATGTTCACCCACATCCAGAGCGTCGTCCCCACGATGAGAAAGCCTTCGTAGTCGCCGACGCCGAGCGCCTGAACGTACGTCTGCGGCGTGGCGTCCGGCCCGGCCAGCGCACGGACGCTGAAGATGTACGCCGCCGGGAAGAGCACGGGCCACATGACGGCCCCGATCAGCCAGCTCGGGTACCGGCGGAAGATGATGAGCTCTCGCTTTGCGACCGCGGCGATCGCGCGCAGCATGTCGAACCTCCCTAATCCCTGAGCGCCCGGCCCGTGAGGTGGAGGAAGACGTCCTCGAGCGTGGGCTCGTCGATCTCCACCCGGTCGGTGCGCGCGCCCGCCGCGGCGGCGGCGGCGACCAGCGACGGCAGCGCGGTCCGAAGGTCGTCGCCCTGCACGGTGACGCGGCGCGGGTCGTCCGGCGCCTCGGGTTCGTCGACCTGCACGGCGGCCACGCCCGGGACGGCGAGCAACGCCTCGCGCAGGCGGCCGTCGCCGCCCGTGAGCCACAAGCGGACCACGGCGCCCCGGTCCAGCGTGGCCTTCAACCGCTCCGGCGAGTCCAACGCGACGATGCGCCCCCGGTCCATGATCGCGATGCGGTCCGAGAGCTCGTCGGCCTCCTCCATGTAGTGCGTCGTGAGGAGGACCGTGCGGCCCTCGGCCGCGATCTCCCGGATCACCTGGCGCAGGTTGTTCGCCGACTGCGGGTCCAGGCCGAGCGTCGGCTCGTCGAGAAGCAGCACGGGCGGGT from Clostridia bacterium includes these protein-coding regions:
- a CDS encoding methionyl-tRNA formyltransferase, which gives rise to GPEPMDIVMHPDPRLRQRARPVKRINRSLRDLIDRMAATMYKANGIGLAGPQVGVMERIFVVDIGDGLKEFINPEILEASEEQVELWEGCLSIPGLRGLVSRPARVRVTALDRHGRRFWVDADEWLARVIQHEYDHLEGVLFVDRASRVVELPPETRLKVVFFGTSAFAETVLEHLIDHDVVPRLVVSQPDRPRGRGQAVSPSPVKRLALEHDLDVATPTRLRDEAFAGRLKALEPDVIVTAAYGRIIPEPVLAVPKLAAVNVHASLLPRWRGAAPIQRALMAGDDITGVSIMHMAPELDAGDVILQKELPIEAGDDFGSLHDKLARLGAEALLEALRLLAKGEAPRAPQDPERVTWAPPIRPEEEWIDWSRPAVEVRNHIRALTPWPGARCRYGEATWKIARTELAAAGETGPGQPGEIVAVRPDRGFAVACGEGALWVTELQPAGRRRMRAADFLNGHRLATGERLSSGPA
- a CDS encoding ABC transporter permease; the encoded protein is MMASLRHSARVAWAVAGQRWRQSLRYPMNFVTNSVFQPLSWLAPVYFLGRAFANGSHVPGLAAYSGSGDFTTFFLVGAIVGGLMSSVMWGMGFALKQQMDQGVLEANWLTPSSRFAQLVGISLFDFTYTIAQFIVTLGLAAWLFGFHPTGSFWLGLGFLVPVALGLYGFGFGLAGVVLLMREANMVIDTSSFLLGVLSGENFPVVVLPPALLAVSLALPTTYAIDGLRGILMGTRTLMPISWEFGALCVLAVVLLFVGRWMFLFMERFCRQRGTLALR
- a CDS encoding ABC transporter permease, which encodes MLRAIAAVAKRELIIFRRYPSWLIGAVMWPVLFPAAYIFSVRALAGPDATPQTYVQALGVGDYEGFLIVGTTLWMWVNMTLWSMGSALRQEQLGGTLEANWLTPAPRFAILAGDGVANGAIALLQMVVSSVLFMVVYGFHIRSPLASLAAFLANFPWVYGLGLLFASLVVWVKEVNGMVQVVRGIFLILCGMTYPIAVLPVWLQGVSWALPLTHGIAALRQTAVAGASWSSISGDLVWLLGWGAALLAAGRAAFQWTDRRMRRLGSVSTY
- a CDS encoding ABC transporter ATP-binding protein, coding for MHAIVAEHLRKEYPKRSTEPFWKRRGPAERFVAVEDVSFEVRTGEVFGLLGPNGAGKTTTIRMIATLLEPTSGRALVAGFDTVREATEVRRRLGAVLAGERSLYWKLTGRENLHYFAALYDVPAREVHRRVQELLERFDLASRADELVERYSTGMKQRLSIARALLANPPVLLLDEPTLGLDPQSANNLRQVIREIAAEGRTVLLTTHYMEEADELSDRIAIMDRGRIVALDSPERLKATLDRGAVVRLWLTGGDGRLREALLAVPGVAAVQVDEPEAPDDPRRVTVQGDDLRTALPSLVAAAAAAGARTDRVEIDEPTLEDVFLHLTGRALRD